A stretch of the Lolium perenne isolate Kyuss_39 chromosome 3, Kyuss_2.0, whole genome shotgun sequence genome encodes the following:
- the LOC127341825 gene encoding uncharacterized protein has translation MEMEMGGEEMMMTSGATSRIVPVFRSVLSRRALLRLAVALHSLFLWLLLLVSRRRRSPDAAEPRLGKARTRRRAAEEEDVRRRRALAEEVPMVEDDDAEGRTCGTFVIAGARRNALFCRVWKPAAAAEMRGILLIVHGLNEHSGRYLHFAEQLTACGFGVYAMDWIGHGGSDGLHGYVPSLDYVIEDMEVLLEKIMLEAPGVPCFLLGHSTGGAVVLKASLYAHIRARLEGIILTSPAVRVKPAHPIVGAVAPIFSLIAPKFQFKGANKRGIPVSRDPAALLAKYSDPLVYTGPIRVRTGHEILRISSFLLHNLKKVTVPFMVLHGTADRVTDPLASQDLYNEAASRHKDMRLYEGFLHDLLFEPERDEIAADIIEWMDRTLALQSV, from the exons atggagatggagatgggcgGCGAGGAGATGATGATGACGTCGGGCGCCACGAGCCGGATCGTGCCGGTCTTCCGCTCCGTGCTGTCCCGCCGCGCGctgctccgcctcgccgtcgcgcTCCACTCGCTCTTCCTctggctcctcctcctcgtcagccgccgccgccgcagccccgACGCCGCCGAGCCCCGCCTCGGCAAGGCCAGGACCCGCCGCAgggccgccgaggaggaggacgtGCGCCGACGCCGGGCCCTCGCGGAGGAGGTGCCCATGGTCGAGGACGACGACGCGGAAGGGAGGACGTGCGGCACCTTCGTCATCGCCGGGGCCCGGAGGAACGCGCTCTTCTGCCGCGTCTGgaagccggccgccgccgccgagatgAG GGGCATTTTGCTAATCGTACATGGGCTCAATGAGCACAG TGGAAGATATTTGCATTTTGCCGAGCAGCTGACAGCATGTGGGTTTGGAGTATATGCAATGGATTGGATAG GCCATGGTGGCAGCGATGGTCTGCACGGTTATGTGCCTTCACTAGATTATGTTATAGAAGACATG GAAGTACTTCTCGAAAAAATTATGCTGGAGGCTCCAGGGGTCCCTTGTTTTCTGCTTGGTCACTCCACTGGTGGAGCTGTTGTGTTAAAG GCATCGCTGTATGCTCATATTAGAGCCAGACTGGAAGGGATCATCCTGACTTCACCAGCTGTGCGTGTAAAACCAGCGCATCCAATAGTTGGG GCTGTGGCACCAATATTCTCTCTGATAGCACCGAAGTTCCAATTCAAGGGAGCCAACAAGCGGGGCATCCCTGTCTCTCGCGACCCTGCTGCACTGCTAGCGAAATACTCCGACCCACTGGTGTACACTGGGCCGATCAGGGTCCGGACAGGCCATGAGATACTGCGCATTTCCTCCTTCCTGCTGCACAACCTGAAGAAAGTCACGGTCCCGTTCATGGTCCTGCACGGGACTGCGGACCGCGTGACAGATCCCTTGGCGTCGCAGGACCTCTACAACGAGGCCGCGTCCAGGCACAAGGACATGAGGCTGTACGAGGGGTTCCTCCACGACCTGCTCTTCGAGCCCGAGCGTGATGAGATCGCGGCGGACATCATCGAGTGGATGGACCGAACGCTCGCGCTGCAATCTGTGTAA